Proteins encoded within one genomic window of Scheffersomyces stipitis CBS 6054 chromosome 3, complete sequence:
- a CDS encoding predicted protein (go_component nucleus; small nucleolar ribonucleoprotein complex), translating into AGIPVRLLNEAQGHVISLELTTGDTYRGKLLENEDNMNLSLYDVVITKGRTGATSYMNQVFVRGSMIRFITVPDILKNAPMFFMKPGDKPKPPVRGP; encoded by the coding sequence GCTGGTATTCCTGTCAGATTGCTTAACGAGGCCCAGGGCCACGTGATCTCGCTCGAGCTTACCACTGGTGATACATACCGAGGAAAGCTCTTGGAAAACGAAGATAACATGAATTTGTCACTTTACGATGTAGTGATAACGAAAGGCAGAACGGGTGCTACTTCATACATGAACCAGGTGTTTGTGAGAGGGTCGATGATTCGCTTCATCACTGTACCGgatatattgaagaatgcGCCTATGTTCTTTATGAAGCCAGGCGATAAACCTAAACCTCCTGTGAGAGGACCT
- the GLR1 gene encoding glutathione reductase (converts oxidized glutathine and NADPH into two glutathiones and NADP+~go_component cytoplasm~go_function disulfide oxidoreductase activity; oxidoreductase activity~go_process electron transport), which yields MAPVSAHNTFDYLVIGGGSGGVASARRAAKYGARVLLIEGKYHKMGGTCVNVGCVPKKLMWHAADLAHKKHHMKSYGLASSEEEIKYGDFNWGLMKEKRDAYVRKLNGIYENNLNREGVNYLFGYAKFINSEGDVEVTLSGDQEIKFLEEGKTFKKDEKLVFAGKKVLIATGGAPIVPPKVPGAELGITSDGFFELEKQPKSVAVVGAGYIGVEFSGVFNGLGSETHFIIRGDTVLRSFDDIIQTTITDYYTDKLGINIYKQSGGVTKVEKTADGKKKVFLGNGKTLEVDELVWTVGRKSLIDLSLDKVGVKLNDKLQVSTDEFQRTANPKIFSLGDVVGKVELTPVAIAAGRRLSNRLFGPEIFAEDKLDYNNVPSVIFSHPEAGSIGLSTKEAIAKYGEENIKVYNSKFTQMYYGLVDHDEFKSPTAYRIVCLLPEEKVVGLHIVGDSSAEILQGFGVAVKMGATKKDFDNCVAIHPTAAEELVTMV from the coding sequence ATGGCTCCTGTTTCTGCGCACAATACATTTGACTATCTCGTGATTGGAGGTGGCTCTGGAGGAGTTGCTTCAGCCCGTAGAGCTGCCAAATATGGAGCTCGAGTATTGTTGATCGAAGGTAAATACCACAAGATGGGTGGTACCTGTGTCAATGTCGGCTGTGTTCCCAAGAAGCTTATGTGGCACGCTGCTGACTTGGCTCACAAGAAACACCATATGAAATCGTACGGATTGGCTTCATCCgaggaagaaatcaagtACGGGGATTTCAACTGGGGTTTgatgaaagagaagagagaCGCTTACGTCAGAAAGTTGAATGGAATCTATgagaacaacttgaacagaGAAGGCGTCAACTATCTCTTTGGTTACGCCAAGTTCATCAATTCCGAGGGCGATGTAGAAGTCACGTTATCTGGAGACCAGGagatcaagttcttggaagagGGCAAGACATTCAAGAAGGATGAGAAGCTTGTATTTGCTGGTAAGAAAGTGTTGATCGCCACCGGAGGTGCACCTATTGTTCCTCCAAAGGTACCTGGTGCTGAATTGGGTATCACTTCAGATGGGTTCTTTGAATTAGAGAAGCAACCTAAATCTGTGGCTGTAGTTGGAGCTGGTTATATTGGAGTTGAGTTCTCTGGTGTTTTCAACGGCTTGGGTTCAGAAACCCACTTCATTATCAGAGGTGACACCGTATTGAGGTCGTTTGATGACATCATCCAGACTACAATCACCGACTACTACACAGATAAGTTGGGCATCAACATATACAAACAGTCCGGTGGTGTCACTAAGGTTGAAAAGACGGCAGAcggcaagaagaaggtgttTTTGGGTAACGGTAAGACTTTAGAAGTAGATGAGTTGGTCTGGACCGTAGGCAGAAAATCGTTGATTGATCTCAGCTTAGATAAGGTCGGCGTAAAACTCAACGATAAGTTGCAAGTTTCAACAGATGAGTTCCAGAGAACAGCCAATCCCAAGATATTCTCGCTTGGAGACGTAGTAGGCAAAGTGGAATTGACTCCGGTTGCCATTGCTGCTGGTCGTAGGTTGTCCAACAGATTGTTTGGACCAGAGATCTTCGCCGAGGACAAGTTGGACTACAATAATGTTCCATCGGTGATCTTCTCACATCCTGAAGCTGGTTCCATTGGTTTATCCACCAAGGAAGCTATTGCCAAATACGGCGAAGAAAATATCAAGGTGTACAACTCCAAATTCACCCAGATGTACTACGGGTTGGTAGACCACGACGAATTCAAGTCGCCTACAGCTTATAGAATCGTCTGTTTGCTTcctgaagaaaaggtcGTAGGTCTTCACATTGTGGGAGACTCTTCTGCCGAAATCTTACAAGGCTTTGGAGTCGCCGTGAAGATGGGAGCTACCAAGAAGGACTTCGATAACTGTGTGGCCATCCATCCTACGGCTGCTGAAGAGTTGGTCACCATGGTCTAA